The Cetobacterium somerae ATCC BAA-474 genome includes the window TGGGATCCGTTCATAGTTGGAAATCAAATGTATGAGTGGTTAGGACCAGCAGTAGATAGTGGAAATAACAAGAATAGTTATGCAGTATTTGCTTTACCTCAATTAGAACTAACTTATAATTATACAGATGATTTATCATTCTCTGTTTTTGCACAAGTTAAATATTCAAACCAAGTTTGGGGAGATACAGAAAAAGATTGGAAACTACAACCACAAGGTGGAGTTAGTGTAACATACGATTTCTAATATATTTTTAATAGATAAAGAGCTATCAAAGGTAGCTCTTTTTTTAGTTTTGATATATAATAAAAAATATAAAATTGGGGAGGTTTTTTAATGAAAAAGATTAATAGTATTATTATGTTTTTACTTTTATCTGTAACAATTTTAGCAGCACCATTAAAAGTTGGATTGATTTTAGCTATGGGAGGATTAGGTGATAAATCTTTTAATGATTCGGCTTATGCAGGGCTTTTAAAAGCACAAAAAGATTTTAATGTTGAGGTAAAATATGTAGAACCAAACTCTTGGATGGAAGATGCTTATTTTCTAGAGGAGTATTCTCAGAATGGATTTGATTTAATAATTGCAACATCTTATACTGCTCAAGATGCTATGGAAGATATTAGTTCTAAGTTTCCAAATACAAAGTATGCAATAGTTGATACAAGAGCTAAAGAGGGTGAGAACATTGCATCATTAGTTTTTGATGAAAGTGAGGGGTCATTTTTAGTTGGAGCTATTGCAGCTAAGATGAGTAAAACAGGAAAAGTAGGTTTTATAGGAGCGCTGGATATACCATTAATAAATAGATTTAAATCAGGGTATGAGCAAGGAGCTAAATATGTAAATCCAAACATTTCTGTGATAACAACATATGTAGGTGGAGATGCTCCTTTTAGTGATCCTTTAAAAGGAAAGGAACATGCTTATTCTTTAGCAAATCAAGGAGTGGATGTTATATATCATGCTTCAGGAAATACTGGAATAGGGATTTTAGAGGGGGTAAAAGAAAAAGGAATTTATGGTATTGGGGTAGACTGTGATCAAGATGACATAGTAAAAGGGCAAGTTTTAACATCGATGTTAAAAAATGTAAATAATGCAATTTATAAAGTGATAGAAGACACTGTAAATGGAGAGTTTAAAGGTCAAGTATATAACTTTGGATTAAAAGAAAATGGTGTAGGAACTACTGATTTTAAATATACAAGACAGATTATTGGAAGTGAGAATATAAATTTTGTTGAAAATTTAAAAGCTGATATAATTTCTGGAAAAATAAAGGTGAATTAGTGATGGAAATACTTGTAATAGCGACACATCCAAATATTAAGGAATCTAGAGTTAATAAAGTTTGGATAGAAACTTTAAAAAAAGAGAACAATGTAACAGTTAGATTTTTAGATGAAATCTATAGAGAAGATAAAAAAATTAATGTGGAAAAAGAGAAAGATTTTCTAGAAAAATCTGAGAGGGTAGTGTTTCAATTTCCTTTTTATTGGTATAGTATGCCAGCCTTAATGAGAGAGTATTTTGATAGCGTACTCCAATTTGGATGGGCTTATGGACCAAAGGGAGATGCCTTAAAAGGAAAAGAATTTTTAGTAGCTCTTTCTGTGGGAGCTCCGGAATATTCGTACATGGGTGGTAGTTACAATAATTTTACAATAACTGAGTTATTGAGACCATTAGAAGCTACAGCAAATGCAGTACAAATGACTTATTTACCGTATTTTGCTCTTTTTGATATACCTAGATTATCTGATGAAGAAATTGAAGAGTCAGCAAAGAAATATATAAAGCATATAAATAATGAGGATATAAATCATAGAAAGTTTTTAGAGAGATTGAAAAAAGAGAATCAAGAAAGTAGTTTTATAGATTTATAAAAAAAGGTCACTTTTAGAGTGGCCTTTTTTCATAGTTTATTTACTTTTACTAATAACTTTGTTTGTCTAAAACAGGAGCTACAATAACTTCTTTTCCAACTACAACAGGCTCTACAACTACAACTTCTTCAACAACAGGCTCAGGCT containing:
- a CDS encoding BMP family lipoprotein, whose translation is MKKINSIIMFLLLSVTILAAPLKVGLILAMGGLGDKSFNDSAYAGLLKAQKDFNVEVKYVEPNSWMEDAYFLEEYSQNGFDLIIATSYTAQDAMEDISSKFPNTKYAIVDTRAKEGENIASLVFDESEGSFLVGAIAAKMSKTGKVGFIGALDIPLINRFKSGYEQGAKYVNPNISVITTYVGGDAPFSDPLKGKEHAYSLANQGVDVIYHASGNTGIGILEGVKEKGIYGIGVDCDQDDIVKGQVLTSMLKNVNNAIYKVIEDTVNGEFKGQVYNFGLKENGVGTTDFKYTRQIIGSENINFVENLKADIISGKIKVN
- a CDS encoding NAD(P)H-dependent oxidoreductase, whose product is MEILVIATHPNIKESRVNKVWIETLKKENNVTVRFLDEIYREDKKINVEKEKDFLEKSERVVFQFPFYWYSMPALMREYFDSVLQFGWAYGPKGDALKGKEFLVALSVGAPEYSYMGGSYNNFTITELLRPLEATANAVQMTYLPYFALFDIPRLSDEEIEESAKKYIKHINNEDINHRKFLERLKKENQESSFIDL